A portion of the Rhodococcus pseudokoreensis genome contains these proteins:
- a CDS encoding TetR family transcriptional regulator — translation MPRIAEVRDAAEPSSEEQRARHVRMLEAAVELATEKELARVQMHEVAKRAGVAIGTLYRYFPSKTHLFVAVMVDQIDRMGTGFKKSAPPGESPQDAVYNVLVRATRGLLRRPALSTAMIQSTSTANVASVPDAGKVDRAFRQIMLDAAGIEHPTEEDLTALRLLVQLWFGVIQSCLNGRVTIPDAESDIRKACDLLLVGLSHR, via the coding sequence GTGCCGAGAATCGCCGAGGTGCGGGACGCTGCCGAACCGAGTTCGGAGGAACAGCGGGCCCGCCACGTCCGCATGCTCGAGGCCGCCGTCGAACTGGCGACCGAGAAGGAACTCGCCCGCGTCCAGATGCACGAGGTGGCCAAACGTGCCGGCGTCGCGATCGGGACGCTGTACCGCTACTTTCCGTCGAAGACGCACCTGTTCGTCGCGGTGATGGTCGATCAGATCGACCGGATGGGTACCGGTTTCAAGAAGAGTGCGCCGCCCGGGGAATCGCCGCAGGACGCGGTATACAACGTGCTCGTCCGGGCCACCCGCGGTCTGCTGCGCAGGCCGGCGCTCTCCACGGCGATGATCCAGTCCACGAGCACCGCCAACGTCGCGTCCGTGCCGGACGCAGGGAAGGTCGACCGCGCGTTCCGGCAGATCATGCTGGACGCCGCCGGGATCGAACACCCGACGGAGGAAGACCTGACCGCGTTACGCCTGCTCGTGCAGTTGTGGTTCGGCGTGATCCAGTCCTGCCTCAACGGCCGGGTCACCATTCCCGACGCCGAATCCGACATCCGCAAGGCCTGCGACCTGCTGCTGGTCGGACTGTCGCACCGCTGA
- a CDS encoding steroid 3-ketoacyl-CoA thiolase, translated as MGNAVIVDAARTPIGRRRGALSGLHPAELLGAAQRGVLERAGVAPEDVGQIVGGCVTQAGEQSNNVTRQAWLHAGLPYTTAATSIDCACGSSQQAVHVVAGLIASGQISAGIGCGVEAMSRVFLGQAATPETGNPYPGDWSIDMGDQFTSAQRIADLRGIKRGDVDALGLESQRRAAQAWAEGRFDREIVPVTAPVVDKAGTPTGESAVVTRDGGLRETTADALAALKPVIDGHIHTAGSSSQISDGAAAVLLMDEDRARELGLRPRARIVASGMVGSDPYYHLDGPIDSTRMVLDRAGMSLSDIDLVEINEAFASVVLSWAQVHGADLSKVNVNGGAIALGHPVGSTGARLITTALHELERSDNETALVTMCAGGALSTATIIERI; from the coding sequence ATGGGCAACGCCGTCATCGTCGACGCGGCACGGACACCGATCGGGCGCCGGCGCGGGGCGCTGTCCGGACTGCACCCGGCCGAACTGCTCGGCGCCGCGCAGCGGGGCGTCCTCGAACGGGCCGGTGTCGCCCCGGAGGACGTCGGGCAGATCGTCGGTGGATGCGTCACGCAGGCCGGCGAGCAGTCCAACAACGTGACCCGGCAGGCGTGGCTGCACGCCGGACTGCCGTACACGACGGCGGCCACGTCGATCGACTGCGCCTGCGGATCGTCCCAGCAGGCCGTGCACGTCGTGGCGGGTCTGATCGCGTCCGGCCAGATCTCCGCCGGAATCGGGTGCGGCGTCGAGGCGATGAGCCGGGTGTTCCTCGGCCAGGCCGCCACGCCGGAGACGGGCAACCCGTACCCCGGCGACTGGTCGATCGACATGGGCGACCAGTTCACGTCCGCCCAGCGGATCGCCGACCTGCGCGGGATCAAGCGTGGCGACGTCGACGCCCTCGGCCTCGAATCGCAACGACGCGCCGCACAGGCGTGGGCGGAAGGTCGATTCGACCGCGAGATCGTGCCGGTCACCGCCCCCGTCGTGGACAAGGCGGGCACACCCACCGGTGAATCCGCGGTCGTCACCCGGGACGGCGGGCTGCGGGAGACGACGGCCGACGCCCTGGCCGCACTGAAGCCGGTGATCGACGGCCACATCCACACCGCGGGCAGCTCGTCCCAGATCAGCGACGGCGCCGCCGCCGTCCTGCTCATGGACGAGGACCGTGCCCGCGAACTCGGACTCCGGCCGCGGGCGAGGATCGTCGCGTCCGGCATGGTCGGCTCCGACCCCTACTACCACCTCGACGGACCGATCGACTCGACGCGGATGGTCCTCGATCGCGCCGGAATGTCGCTGAGCGACATCGATCTCGTCGAGATCAACGAGGCGTTCGCGTCCGTCGTGCTGTCGTGGGCGCAGGTGCACGGCGCCGACCTGTCGAAGGTCAACGTCAACGGCGGCGCCATCGCCCTCGGGCATCCGGTGGGCTCCACCGGCGCCCGGCTGATCACCACCGCCCTGCACGAACTGGAACGCTCCGACAACGAAACCGCACTCGTCACGATGTGCGCCGGTGGCGCGCTGTCCACCGCCACCATCATCGAACGCATCTGA
- a CDS encoding Rieske 2Fe-2S domain-containing protein — protein sequence MTTQQSETVEVREIDAGAAPTRFARGWHCLGLSEAFRDGKPHSVEAFGTKLVVFADSAGDLAVLDGYCRHMGGDLSQGTVKGDEVACPFHDWRWGSNGRCKKIPYARRVPPLARTRSWHALDQDGMLFVWNDPEGNPPPADVTIPRIDGALDDEWTDWVWYRTTVDTNCREVVDNIVDMAHFFYVHFSFPTYFKNVFEGHVASQFMRGQAREDMRPHASGQPKMIGSRSDATYFGPSFMVDDLTYQYETHDVDSVLINCHYPVSAHKFVLQYGIIVKKSKELEGDAATAMAKNFGTFIAKGFEQDIEIWKNKTRIENPLLCEEDGPVYQLRRWYEQFYVDVAAVTPQMTERFEFELDTTRPVESWKREVEENLARKARENDAAAAVH from the coding sequence GTGACCACCCAACAGTCCGAGACAGTCGAGGTACGCGAAATCGACGCGGGCGCAGCGCCCACCCGATTCGCCCGTGGATGGCACTGCCTCGGATTGTCCGAGGCATTCCGGGACGGCAAGCCGCACTCCGTCGAGGCGTTCGGCACCAAGCTCGTCGTCTTCGCCGACAGTGCCGGCGATCTCGCGGTGCTCGACGGCTACTGCCGGCACATGGGCGGCGATCTGAGCCAGGGCACCGTCAAGGGCGACGAGGTGGCGTGCCCGTTCCACGACTGGCGGTGGGGAAGCAACGGCCGGTGCAAGAAGATTCCGTACGCCCGCCGGGTGCCACCGCTCGCGCGGACCCGGTCGTGGCACGCGCTGGACCAGGACGGGATGCTGTTCGTGTGGAACGATCCGGAAGGCAATCCGCCGCCCGCGGACGTCACGATTCCCCGCATCGACGGTGCTCTCGACGACGAGTGGACGGACTGGGTCTGGTACCGCACCACCGTCGACACCAACTGCCGCGAGGTGGTCGACAACATCGTCGACATGGCGCACTTCTTCTACGTGCACTTCTCGTTCCCCACCTACTTCAAGAACGTCTTCGAGGGCCACGTCGCCAGCCAGTTCATGCGCGGGCAGGCCCGTGAGGACATGCGCCCGCACGCGTCGGGTCAGCCGAAGATGATCGGAAGCCGCTCGGACGCCACCTACTTCGGACCGTCGTTCATGGTCGACGACCTGACGTACCAGTACGAGACGCACGACGTCGACTCCGTGCTGATCAACTGCCACTACCCCGTCAGCGCACACAAGTTCGTGCTGCAGTACGGCATCATCGTCAAGAAGTCGAAGGAACTCGAGGGCGACGCCGCCACCGCGATGGCGAAGAATTTCGGCACGTTCATCGCGAAGGGCTTCGAACAGGACATCGAGATCTGGAAGAACAAGACCCGCATCGAGAATCCGCTGCTGTGCGAGGAGGACGGTCCGGTCTACCAGCTGCGGCGGTGGTACGAGCAGTTCTACGTCGACGTCGCCGCGGTGACGCCGCAGATGACCGAGCGGTTCGAGTTCGAACTCGACACCACCCGGCCGGTGGAATCGTGGAAGCGGGAAGTGGAAGAGAACCTCGCACGAAAGGCGCGCGAAAACGATGCGGCCGCTGCAGTGCACTGA
- the hsaA gene encoding 3-hydroxy-9,10-secoandrosta-1,3,5(10)-triene-9,17-dione monooxygenase oxygenase subunit — translation MTNEVLRSVRGLLPTIAECADKVDESRRVSEQVIRELGDTGLFKMLQPRRYGGTESNPVHFYEVVRAVSGVCGSTGWLASVLGVHPWHLALFDDRAQRDVWGHDDSVLVSSAYAPVGRLVPVDGGYRLTGEWGFSSGCEHASWALLGAMVVGTEGRPVDFMTALVPRSDYRIHDVWDVVGMRGTASNEISARDVFVPDYRIKRNYETAQLRGPGQKVNRGPLYRLPFATLFTTAVAAPGVGIVAGCYERYLTFMRERVRLSLGGGRFVDDQFAQVAVARAASEIDAAILQMDRNVRELWELAEAGEELPMGLRLRLRRDQVRATERALEAIDLLFKTAGGSSLFRGNAIERSWRDAHAGSAHVANEPERALALFGRGAFGLPVEDNLV, via the coding sequence ATGACGAACGAGGTCCTCAGATCGGTCCGCGGGCTGCTGCCGACGATCGCGGAGTGCGCGGACAAGGTCGACGAGTCGCGGCGGGTGTCCGAGCAGGTGATCCGTGAACTCGGCGACACCGGATTGTTCAAGATGCTGCAGCCCCGGCGGTACGGCGGCACCGAGAGCAATCCGGTCCACTTCTACGAGGTGGTGCGCGCCGTATCCGGGGTGTGCGGCTCGACGGGCTGGCTGGCGTCCGTGCTCGGCGTGCACCCGTGGCACCTGGCCCTGTTCGACGACCGGGCGCAACGCGACGTGTGGGGGCACGACGACTCGGTCCTCGTGTCGTCGGCCTACGCACCCGTCGGGCGGCTCGTCCCGGTCGACGGCGGCTACCGGTTGACGGGGGAGTGGGGCTTCTCCTCGGGCTGCGAGCACGCGTCGTGGGCGCTGCTCGGCGCGATGGTCGTCGGAACCGAGGGCCGCCCGGTCGATTTCATGACCGCACTGGTACCGCGGTCGGACTACCGCATCCACGACGTGTGGGACGTGGTGGGGATGCGCGGCACCGCCAGCAACGAGATCAGCGCCCGGGACGTGTTCGTGCCCGACTACCGGATCAAGAGGAACTACGAGACGGCGCAACTGCGCGGACCGGGGCAGAAGGTGAACCGGGGGCCGCTGTACCGGCTGCCGTTCGCCACGCTGTTCACGACCGCCGTCGCGGCGCCCGGGGTCGGCATCGTCGCGGGATGTTACGAGCGGTATCTGACGTTCATGCGGGAACGGGTGCGGCTCAGCCTCGGTGGCGGCCGATTCGTCGACGACCAGTTCGCCCAGGTCGCGGTCGCCCGGGCGGCGTCCGAGATCGATGCCGCAATCCTGCAGATGGATCGCAACGTGCGGGAACTGTGGGAGTTGGCCGAGGCCGGTGAGGAACTCCCCATGGGTCTGCGCCTGCGGTTGCGCCGCGATCAGGTCCGCGCCACCGAGCGGGCCCTCGAGGCGATCGACCTGCTGTTCAAGACCGCAGGCGGGAGTTCGCTGTTCCGCGGCAACGCGATCGAACGGTCGTGGCGCGACGCCCACGCGGGCAGCGCGCACGTGGCCAACGAGCCCGAACGCGCCCTCGCCCTGTTCGGCAGGGGTGCGTTCGGGCTCCCGGTGGAGGACAACCTCGTCTAG
- a CDS encoding acyl-CoA dehydrogenase has translation MTMGLTEEERDLRDSVRGWATRTVTPAVLREAVEAKTEQRPLFWKSLAELGVLGLHLPEDVGGAGCGLVELAVVAEELGRVLLPGPFLPTVLLGAVLHESGRTGELSGLADGATLGAVALQPGSLRLVRDGGAVTLDGESGYVLGGQVGDLFLLAAADGDDTVFVALTRDRLDVTDLPSHDVVRRNATAAVTGLEITEADVVKIDAQRVLDLAATLFAAEASGVADWAVTTAADYARVRRQFGRPIGQFQGVKHRVARMLGLAEQARVCAWDAARAMNSETGTAEASLAAAVAGATALDAAFSVTKDCIQVLGGIGYTWEHDAHLYLRRAQSLRILLGSTAFWRRRVARATLGGARRVLGIDLPPEAAGIRAGVRAELASAAALGETERRTYLAEKGYTAPHLPAPWGRGAGAVEQLVIAEELRTAALKPHDMIIGNWVVPTLIAHGSEDQLQRFVPPSLRGDLVWCQLFSEPGAGSDLAGLNTRATKVDGGWMLQGQKVWTSMARTADWGICLARTDTTVPKHKGLSYFLIDMKAGAGLDIRPLREITGEALFNEVFLDDVFVPDELLVGEPGDGWKLARTTLANERVSLSHDSSLGSGGEALLTLAGALPGGIDDEQLTVLGKVLCDAQSGGLMALRTTLRSMAGGQPGAESSIAKLLGVEHIQQVWEVAMDWAGPQALLGDRPRTSDTQMFLNSQCLSIAGGTTNVQLNIIGERLLGLPRDPEPGQGAVA, from the coding sequence ATGACAATGGGATTGACCGAAGAAGAGCGCGACCTCCGCGACTCGGTGCGAGGCTGGGCCACGCGGACCGTGACCCCGGCCGTGCTCCGGGAGGCCGTCGAGGCCAAGACCGAGCAGCGACCGCTGTTCTGGAAGTCGTTGGCGGAACTGGGCGTACTGGGGCTGCACCTGCCGGAGGACGTGGGCGGTGCGGGCTGCGGGCTGGTGGAACTGGCCGTGGTCGCCGAGGAACTCGGCCGGGTCCTGCTGCCCGGGCCGTTCCTGCCGACCGTGCTGCTCGGCGCCGTCCTGCACGAATCCGGCCGCACGGGTGAGCTCTCCGGACTGGCCGACGGTGCGACCCTCGGCGCGGTGGCGCTGCAGCCGGGTTCACTGCGCCTCGTCCGGGACGGCGGAGCGGTGACGCTCGACGGCGAGTCGGGGTACGTCCTCGGCGGGCAGGTGGGCGACCTGTTCCTGCTCGCGGCCGCGGACGGCGACGACACCGTGTTCGTGGCGCTCACCCGCGACCGCCTCGACGTGACCGACCTCCCCAGCCACGACGTGGTGCGCCGCAACGCGACCGCGGCGGTGACCGGACTCGAGATCACCGAGGCCGACGTCGTGAAGATCGATGCGCAGCGCGTCCTCGACCTGGCCGCGACGTTGTTCGCCGCCGAGGCATCGGGCGTCGCCGACTGGGCCGTGACCACCGCCGCCGACTACGCCAGGGTGCGTCGGCAGTTCGGCCGTCCCATCGGCCAGTTCCAGGGCGTGAAGCACCGGGTGGCACGGATGCTCGGCCTCGCGGAGCAGGCCCGCGTCTGCGCGTGGGACGCCGCCCGCGCGATGAATTCCGAGACTGGTACGGCGGAGGCGTCACTCGCCGCCGCGGTCGCCGGCGCCACCGCGCTGGACGCGGCGTTCTCCGTCACCAAGGACTGCATCCAGGTGCTCGGGGGCATCGGCTACACCTGGGAACACGACGCGCACCTGTACCTGCGCCGGGCACAGTCGCTGCGGATCCTGCTGGGGTCCACCGCGTTCTGGCGGCGGCGCGTCGCCCGCGCGACGCTGGGTGGTGCCCGCCGGGTGCTCGGCATCGATCTGCCGCCGGAGGCGGCGGGCATCCGGGCAGGCGTCCGCGCGGAACTCGCGTCCGCCGCGGCACTGGGCGAGACGGAACGCAGAACGTACCTCGCCGAGAAGGGGTACACCGCACCACACCTGCCCGCACCGTGGGGCAGGGGCGCGGGCGCGGTGGAACAACTCGTGATCGCCGAGGAACTGCGCACGGCCGCGCTGAAGCCGCACGACATGATCATCGGCAACTGGGTGGTGCCCACACTCATCGCGCACGGCAGCGAAGACCAGTTGCAGCGCTTCGTCCCGCCGTCGCTGCGCGGCGACCTCGTCTGGTGCCAGCTGTTCTCCGAACCGGGCGCCGGATCGGACCTCGCAGGCCTGAACACCAGGGCCACGAAGGTCGACGGCGGCTGGATGCTGCAGGGGCAGAAGGTGTGGACGTCGATGGCCCGGACCGCGGACTGGGGGATCTGCCTCGCCCGCACCGACACGACGGTTCCCAAGCACAAGGGATTGTCGTACTTCCTGATCGACATGAAGGCCGGCGCGGGCCTGGACATCCGGCCGCTGCGCGAGATCACCGGCGAGGCCCTGTTCAACGAGGTGTTCCTCGACGACGTCTTCGTCCCCGACGAACTCCTGGTGGGCGAACCGGGCGACGGCTGGAAGCTGGCCCGCACCACCCTCGCCAACGAACGCGTGTCGCTGTCGCACGACTCGTCGCTGGGGTCCGGTGGTGAGGCACTGCTGACCTTGGCCGGTGCACTGCCCGGCGGCATCGACGACGAGCAGCTGACGGTGCTCGGCAAGGTCCTCTGCGACGCACAGTCCGGTGGGCTGATGGCCCTGCGCACCACATTGCGCTCGATGGCGGGCGGGCAACCAGGAGCCGAGTCGTCCATCGCGAAACTGCTCGGCGTCGAACACATCCAGCAGGTGTGGGAGGTGGCGATGGACTGGGCGGGACCGCAGGCCCTGCTCGGTGACCGGCCCCGCACGTCGGACACGCAGATGTTCCTGAACTCGCAGTGCCTGTCGATCGCCGGCGGCACCACCAACGTCCAGCTCAACATCATCGGCGAACGGTTGCTGGGTCTGCCCCGC
- a CDS encoding SDR family NAD(P)-dependent oxidoreductase: MDLALRGTVAVVTGASKGIGLAITRALAAEGAFVVAGARSPGPELEELVRSGNVEAVSVDLSTQTGPGELVAAAAARGSLGVVVNNVGAAHPRLTGFLDVTDDDWITTMNLNLMSAVRTIRAALPTMIAAGRGSIVTTSSVNSFLPDPTVIDYCASKAALTNFSKALSKEVGPLGIRVNTVSPGPVSTGLWLGDDGVAATVARAAGGEAEAVAENVAKQAVTGRFTRPDEVADLVVFLASDRAGNVTGSDFVIDGGLVTTL; this comes from the coding sequence GTGGATCTCGCATTGCGCGGCACCGTCGCCGTGGTCACCGGAGCCAGCAAGGGAATCGGGCTCGCCATCACCCGGGCGCTCGCCGCGGAAGGCGCCTTCGTAGTGGCGGGGGCGCGGTCGCCCGGCCCGGAACTGGAAGAACTCGTCCGCAGCGGAAACGTGGAGGCGGTGAGCGTCGACCTGTCGACCCAAACCGGCCCGGGCGAACTCGTCGCTGCCGCCGCTGCCCGTGGCAGTCTCGGCGTCGTCGTCAACAACGTCGGCGCCGCCCACCCGAGGCTGACCGGCTTCCTCGACGTGACCGACGACGACTGGATCACGACGATGAATCTCAACCTGATGTCGGCGGTGCGGACGATCCGGGCCGCGCTGCCCACGATGATCGCCGCGGGCCGGGGGAGCATCGTAACCACGAGTTCGGTCAACAGTTTCCTGCCCGATCCCACCGTCATCGACTACTGCGCGTCGAAGGCCGCTCTCACTAATTTCTCGAAAGCTCTGTCGAAAGAGGTGGGACCGTTGGGTATTCGAGTGAACACCGTCAGCCCCGGGCCTGTGTCGACCGGCCTGTGGCTCGGTGACGACGGGGTGGCCGCCACGGTGGCGCGTGCGGCGGGCGGCGAAGCGGAGGCGGTGGCGGAGAATGTCGCGAAACAGGCGGTCACGGGCCGGTTCACCCGCCCGGACGAGGTGGCGGATCTCGTCGTGTTCCTCGCGAGCGACCGGGCGGGCAACGTGACGGGGTCCGATTTCGTGATCGACGGCGGACTCGTCACCACGCTCTGA
- a CDS encoding alpha/beta hydrolase, whose protein sequence is MRHLRLRTAVAACAIAAAGTLTVGAGPALAQDLPTVVLVHGAFADTTSWDAVAADLRGRGYEVVVPDNPLRGPAYDSAAIEKVLADIPGPVVLVGHSYGGAVITNVHSPNVEVLVYVAAFAPAQGEPVMLNLDPIRFPGSQLLPPVLQVKVVENDPTGIAGRNLDGYINPADFHRVFAPDVSDATAADMLAHQRSAALVANLEPSGPPSWASTPSWAMVAQNDQVIPAASERFMATRAGAQITEVPASHAVLVSQPGAVADLVGQADQATP, encoded by the coding sequence ATGCGACATCTTCGACTACGAACCGCCGTCGCGGCGTGCGCGATCGCCGCGGCCGGCACGCTCACCGTCGGGGCCGGACCGGCCCTCGCCCAGGATCTGCCGACGGTGGTGCTGGTCCACGGCGCGTTCGCCGACACGACCAGCTGGGACGCGGTGGCCGCGGACCTGCGCGGTCGCGGGTACGAAGTCGTCGTCCCGGACAACCCGCTGCGCGGACCGGCATACGATTCCGCCGCCATCGAGAAGGTGCTCGCGGACATCCCGGGACCGGTGGTGCTCGTCGGTCACTCGTACGGCGGCGCCGTCATCACCAATGTGCACTCGCCGAACGTCGAGGTGCTCGTCTACGTGGCGGCATTCGCCCCGGCGCAGGGCGAGCCGGTGATGCTGAACCTCGACCCGATCCGCTTCCCCGGCAGCCAGCTGCTGCCGCCGGTGCTGCAGGTGAAGGTCGTCGAGAACGATCCCACGGGAATCGCGGGCAGGAACCTCGACGGGTACATCAACCCGGCCGACTTCCATCGGGTGTTCGCGCCGGACGTGTCGGACGCCACGGCCGCCGACATGCTCGCGCACCAGCGGTCGGCGGCGCTGGTGGCGAACCTCGAACCGAGCGGGCCGCCGTCGTGGGCGTCGACTCCCAGCTGGGCGATGGTCGCTCAGAACGATCAGGTGATTCCGGCGGCGTCCGAGCGGTTCATGGCCACCCGGGCGGGGGCGCAGATCACGGAGGTACCCGCGTCGCACGCCGTCCTGGTGTCCCAGCCCGGCGCCGTCGCCGACCTCGTGGGGCAGGCAGACCAGGCGACGCCGTAA
- a CDS encoding FAD-dependent oxidoreductase has translation MQDWTTECDVLVVGSGGGALTGAYTAASQGLRTLVLEKTPLFGGTSAYSGAAVWLPGTAVQERAGIGDSTDKARTYLRAVVGDEEIDRQEAYVTTAPEVVELLERDPHIEFEWRAFPDYYKAPGRMDYGRAINPLDLPGDEVGELREVIRPEADVDRAGEPHPEGTLNGGRALIGRLLMALYGTGHAELRTETAARSLIVEDGRVVGVLATDAAGETIRIRATRGVLLAAGGIEGSAALRTENGTPGRAEWSMGPRGANTGDLLQAAVEVGADTALLDEAWWCPGVELPDGSGAFMVGVRGGILVDSSGERYLNESLPYDQFGRAMIEHGSAGSYLVFDSKEGGPVLPAISIPQISAEQHHAAGTWVSADTIEELAEKIGVPADALRRTVEQFNDFAKHGVDEAFHRGEDPYDNFFCPPGTGADAPPNPALSPVAQGPFHAARIVLSDLGTKGGVRTDADARVLRGDGTPIDGLYAAGNTSASLSGRFYPGPGVPLGTAMVFSYRAVQHMRS, from the coding sequence ATGCAGGACTGGACAACCGAGTGCGACGTGCTGGTGGTCGGTTCGGGGGGCGGCGCCCTGACCGGCGCGTACACGGCCGCTTCGCAGGGTTTGCGCACCCTCGTCCTCGAGAAGACCCCACTGTTCGGCGGCACGTCCGCGTATTCGGGCGCCGCGGTGTGGCTGCCGGGCACCGCCGTGCAGGAGCGTGCCGGGATCGGCGACTCCACGGACAAGGCGCGCACGTACCTGCGCGCGGTGGTGGGAGACGAGGAGATCGACCGGCAGGAGGCGTATGTCACGACCGCCCCCGAGGTCGTCGAACTCCTCGAACGCGATCCCCACATCGAGTTCGAGTGGCGCGCATTCCCCGACTACTACAAGGCGCCCGGCCGCATGGACTACGGTCGCGCGATCAACCCGCTCGACCTGCCGGGCGACGAGGTCGGGGAACTCCGTGAGGTCATCCGGCCGGAGGCCGACGTCGACCGGGCCGGCGAACCGCATCCCGAGGGAACGCTGAACGGGGGCCGCGCACTGATCGGCCGCCTCCTCATGGCCCTGTACGGCACCGGGCACGCGGAACTGCGCACGGAGACCGCGGCCCGTTCGCTGATCGTCGAGGACGGCCGGGTCGTCGGAGTCCTGGCGACGGACGCGGCCGGTGAGACGATCCGCATCCGGGCCACGCGCGGCGTGCTGCTCGCGGCGGGCGGCATCGAGGGCAGCGCGGCCCTGCGCACCGAGAACGGAACGCCCGGCCGGGCGGAGTGGAGCATGGGTCCGCGCGGCGCGAACACCGGCGACCTCCTGCAGGCGGCGGTGGAGGTCGGCGCGGACACCGCTCTGCTCGACGAGGCGTGGTGGTGCCCCGGCGTCGAACTTCCGGACGGCTCGGGCGCTTTCATGGTGGGTGTGCGCGGCGGAATTCTGGTCGACAGTTCCGGCGAGCGGTACCTCAACGAGTCCCTGCCCTACGACCAGTTCGGCCGCGCGATGATCGAGCACGGCAGCGCCGGGTCCTACCTCGTCTTCGACTCGAAGGAGGGCGGGCCGGTGTTGCCTGCCATCTCCATTCCGCAGATCTCTGCCGAGCAGCATCACGCGGCGGGCACCTGGGTCTCGGCCGACACGATCGAGGAACTCGCGGAGAAGATCGGCGTTCCCGCGGACGCTCTGCGCCGCACCGTCGAACAGTTCAACGACTTCGCCAAGCACGGCGTCGACGAGGCGTTCCACCGGGGAGAGGATCCGTACGACAACTTCTTCTGCCCGCCCGGCACGGGTGCGGACGCCCCGCCCAACCCGGCGCTGAGCCCGGTGGCGCAGGGCCCGTTCCACGCGGCCCGCATCGTGCTCAGCGACCTCGGCACCAAGGGCGGGGTCCGGACCGACGCCGACGCCCGCGTCCTGCGCGGCGACGGCACCCCCATCGACGGACTGTATGCGGCGGGCAACACCAGCGCATCGCTCAGCGGCCGGTTCTACCCCGGCCCCGGCGTACCGCTCGGCACCGCAATGGTGTTCTCCTACCGGGCAGTTCAGCACATGCGGAGCTGA
- a CDS encoding SDR family NAD(P)-dependent oxidoreductase — translation MIDTDHYGPWAVIAGGSEGVGASFAEELGRAGINLVLIARKPGPLEETAAKVRAHGVLVRTLALDLLDPDALDRIRTATDDVEVGLLIFNAGANSYGHEFVSGDLAGFQRVIDLNITSQLHLSQHFGARMKDRGRGGIMLVGSLAGYLGSEDQSIYAASKAFGRIFAESLWLELAPFGVHVVELVLGVTRTPAMVRAGLNFDLPGMNVAEPEDVAREGLAHLADGPVWVAGGNYDAAQKRSGFPRDALVRGAAEGMRKLLGRR, via the coding sequence ATGATCGACACCGACCACTACGGACCGTGGGCCGTGATCGCAGGCGGCTCCGAGGGTGTGGGCGCGAGCTTCGCCGAGGAACTCGGCCGAGCGGGGATCAACCTCGTTCTGATCGCCCGCAAGCCCGGGCCGCTCGAGGAGACCGCCGCCAAGGTCCGCGCGCACGGCGTCCTGGTGCGCACCCTCGCGCTCGACCTTCTCGACCCGGACGCCCTCGACCGGATCCGCACCGCCACCGACGACGTCGAGGTCGGGTTGCTGATCTTCAACGCCGGGGCCAACAGCTACGGGCACGAGTTCGTCAGCGGAGACCTCGCCGGTTTCCAGCGCGTCATCGACCTGAACATCACCTCTCAACTGCACCTGTCGCAGCACTTCGGCGCGAGGATGAAGGACCGCGGCCGGGGCGGAATCATGCTGGTCGGTTCGCTGGCCGGCTATCTGGGGTCGGAAGACCAGAGCATCTACGCCGCATCGAAGGCGTTCGGCCGGATCTTCGCGGAAAGCCTCTGGCTCGAACTGGCGCCGTTCGGCGTCCACGTGGTCGAACTCGTTCTCGGCGTCACCCGCACCCCGGCGATGGTCCGGGCAGGCCTGAACTTCGACCTGCCCGGGATGAACGTCGCCGAGCCCGAAGACGTTGCCCGGGAAGGTCTCGCACACCTCGCCGACGGCCCGGTCTGGGTGGCGGGCGGCAACTACGACGCGGCGCAGAAGCGCAGCGGTTTCCCCCGCGACGCACTCGTGCGCGGTGCGGCCGAGGGCATGCGGAAACTTCTGGGCCGCCGGTAG